Proteins found in one Oryza glaberrima chromosome 4, OglaRS2, whole genome shotgun sequence genomic segment:
- the LOC127770324 gene encoding aspartyl protease family protein 1-like isoform X2 — translation MSSFQLLLHPLLLLLVVGGVAGGGGGGGRLRAPSLEFHHRFSSPVQRWAEARGHVLPGGWPEHGSADYIAALNGHDRRRALSAAGGDGGGGGGDKPPPLTFSEGNATLKVSNLGFLHYALVTVGTPGQTFMVALDTGSDLFWLPCQCDGCTPPASAASGSASFYIPSMSSTSQAVPCNSQFCELRKECSTTSQCPYKMVYVSADTSSSGFLVEDVLYLSTEDAIPQILKAQILFGCGQVQTGSFLDAAAPNGLFGLGIDMISIPSILAQKGLTSNSFAMCFSRDGIGRISFGDQGSSDQEETPLDVNPQHPTYTISISEITVGNSLTDLEFSTIFDTGTSFTYLADPAYTYITQSFHAQVHANRHAADSRIPFEYCYDLSSSEDRIQTPSISLRTVGGSVFPVIDEGQVISIQQHEYVYCLAIVKSAKLNIIGQNFMTGLRVVFDRERKILGWKKFNCFSPSAPENYSPEETKGGNPASVTQLRPLSNSNPVMWYDSLVFSFLLVNLAYLILF, via the exons ATGTCATCCTTCCAGCTTCTCCTCCACCCCTTGCTCTTGCTTCTCGTCGTTGGCGgcgtcgcgggcggcggcggcggaggtggtcgCCTGAGGGCGCCTTCGCTGGAATTCCACCACCGGTTCTCTTCTCCGGTGCAGCGGTGGGCGGAGGCGCGCGGGCACGTGCTCCCCGGAGGTTGGCCGGAGCACGGCAGCGCCGATTACATTGCGGCCCTGAACGGgcacgaccgccgccgcgcgctctcagcagccggcggcgacggcggaggaggaggaggagacaagCCCCCGCCGCTCACGTTTTCTGAGGGAAACGCCACCCTCAAGGTCAGCAACCTCGGATT CTTGCACTATGCGCTTGTGACGGTCGGCACGCCGGGCCAGACGTTCATGGTGGCGCTGGACACCGGGAGTGACCTCTTCTGGCTGCCGTGCCAGTGTGATGGGTGTACGCCGCCGGCTTCGGCCGCTTCTGGATCG GCTTCCTTTTACATCCCTAGTATGTCATCAACAAGCCAAGCAGTTCCTTGCAACAGCCAATTTTGTGAGCTGAGAAAGGAATGCTCTACAACATCACAGTGTCCATACAAGATGGTTTATGTTTCTGCAGACACATCTTCTTCTGGTTTTCTAGTAGAGGATGTGCTCTACTTGTCAACAGAGGATGCCATTCCTCAAATTCTCAAGGCGCAAATACTATTTGG ATGTGGACAGGTTCAGACAGGATCATTTCTGGATGCTGCTGCTCCAAACGGTCTATTTGGACTTGGGATAGATATGATATCAATTCCTAGCATTCTAGCACAAAAAGGTCTGACATCTAATTCCTTCGCAATGTGCTTTAGCCGTGATGGTATTGGGAGAATTAGCTTTGGAGATCAAGGCAGCTCAGATCAAGAGGAGACACCACTAGATGTTAACCCACAACA TCCTACATATACGATCAGCATCAGTGAGATTACAGTTGGAAATAGCCTCACGGACTTGGAATTTAGTACTATTTTCGACACAGGAACGTCGTTCACATACTTGGCAGACCCAGCTTATACATATATAACACAGAGT TTCCACGCACAAGTTCATGCAAATCGCCATGCCGCTGACTCAAGAATTCCTTTTGAATATTGCTATGATCTGAG CTCCAGTGAAGATAGGATTCAAACTCCTAGTATAAGTTTGAGAACAGTGGGTGGAAGTGTATTTCCCGTTATTGATGAAGGGCAGGTTATCTCCATTCAG CAACATGAGTATGTTTATTGCTTGGCGATTGTCAAGAGTGCAAAACTCAATATAATTGGGC AAAATTTCATGACTGGTCTTCGTGTTGTGTTCGATCGAGAAAGGAAAATTCTTGGTTGGAAGAAATTCAATT GTTTCTCCCCTTCAGCACCTGAGAATTACTCCCCCGAGGAAACAAAGGGTGGGAACCCAGCAAGCGTTACACAGTTGAGACCCCTTAGTAATTCCAACCCAGTAATGTGGTATGATAGTTTAGtcttcagttttcttttggtcaaTTTGGCCTATCTGATCCTCTTCTAA
- the LOC127770324 gene encoding aspartyl protease family protein 1-like isoform X1, with translation MSSFQLLLHPLLLLLVVGGVAGGGGGGGRLRAPSLEFHHRFSSPVQRWAEARGHVLPGGWPEHGSADYIAALNGHDRRRALSAAGGDGGGGGGDKPPPLTFSEGNATLKVSNLGFLHYALVTVGTPGQTFMVALDTGSDLFWLPCQCDGCTPPASAASGSASFYIPSMSSTSQAVPCNSQFCELRKECSTTSQCPYKMVYVSADTSSSGFLVEDVLYLSTEDAIPQILKAQILFGCGQVQTGSFLDAAAPNGLFGLGIDMISIPSILAQKGLTSNSFAMCFSRDGIGRISFGDQGSSDQEETPLDVNPQHPTYTISISEITVGNSLTDLEFSTIFDTGTSFTYLADPAYTYITQSFHAQVHANRHAADSRIPFEYCYDLSSSEDRIQTPSISLRTVGGSVFPVIDEGQVISIQQHEYVYCLAIVKSAKLNIIGQNFMTGLRVVFDRERKILGWKKFNCYDTDSSNPLSINSRNSSGFSPSAPENYSPEETKGGNPASVTQLRPLSNSNPVMWYDSLVFSFLLVNLAYLILF, from the exons ATGTCATCCTTCCAGCTTCTCCTCCACCCCTTGCTCTTGCTTCTCGTCGTTGGCGgcgtcgcgggcggcggcggcggaggtggtcgCCTGAGGGCGCCTTCGCTGGAATTCCACCACCGGTTCTCTTCTCCGGTGCAGCGGTGGGCGGAGGCGCGCGGGCACGTGCTCCCCGGAGGTTGGCCGGAGCACGGCAGCGCCGATTACATTGCGGCCCTGAACGGgcacgaccgccgccgcgcgctctcagcagccggcggcgacggcggaggaggaggaggagacaagCCCCCGCCGCTCACGTTTTCTGAGGGAAACGCCACCCTCAAGGTCAGCAACCTCGGATT CTTGCACTATGCGCTTGTGACGGTCGGCACGCCGGGCCAGACGTTCATGGTGGCGCTGGACACCGGGAGTGACCTCTTCTGGCTGCCGTGCCAGTGTGATGGGTGTACGCCGCCGGCTTCGGCCGCTTCTGGATCG GCTTCCTTTTACATCCCTAGTATGTCATCAACAAGCCAAGCAGTTCCTTGCAACAGCCAATTTTGTGAGCTGAGAAAGGAATGCTCTACAACATCACAGTGTCCATACAAGATGGTTTATGTTTCTGCAGACACATCTTCTTCTGGTTTTCTAGTAGAGGATGTGCTCTACTTGTCAACAGAGGATGCCATTCCTCAAATTCTCAAGGCGCAAATACTATTTGG ATGTGGACAGGTTCAGACAGGATCATTTCTGGATGCTGCTGCTCCAAACGGTCTATTTGGACTTGGGATAGATATGATATCAATTCCTAGCATTCTAGCACAAAAAGGTCTGACATCTAATTCCTTCGCAATGTGCTTTAGCCGTGATGGTATTGGGAGAATTAGCTTTGGAGATCAAGGCAGCTCAGATCAAGAGGAGACACCACTAGATGTTAACCCACAACA TCCTACATATACGATCAGCATCAGTGAGATTACAGTTGGAAATAGCCTCACGGACTTGGAATTTAGTACTATTTTCGACACAGGAACGTCGTTCACATACTTGGCAGACCCAGCTTATACATATATAACACAGAGT TTCCACGCACAAGTTCATGCAAATCGCCATGCCGCTGACTCAAGAATTCCTTTTGAATATTGCTATGATCTGAG CTCCAGTGAAGATAGGATTCAAACTCCTAGTATAAGTTTGAGAACAGTGGGTGGAAGTGTATTTCCCGTTATTGATGAAGGGCAGGTTATCTCCATTCAG CAACATGAGTATGTTTATTGCTTGGCGATTGTCAAGAGTGCAAAACTCAATATAATTGGGC AAAATTTCATGACTGGTCTTCGTGTTGTGTTCGATCGAGAAAGGAAAATTCTTGGTTGGAAGAAATTCAATT GTTATGACACTGATAGTTCAAATCCTCTTTCTATCAATTCACGGAATTCTTCAGGTTTCTCCCCTTCAGCACCTGAGAATTACTCCCCCGAGGAAACAAAGGGTGGGAACCCAGCAAGCGTTACACAGTTGAGACCCCTTAGTAATTCCAACCCAGTAATGTGGTATGATAGTTTAGtcttcagttttcttttggtcaaTTTGGCCTATCTGATCCTCTTCTAA
- the LOC127770325 gene encoding uncharacterized protein LOC127770325, producing MDATAPLLSPASDDRFWDRLRTRVDTILEDRRLVAPPAATCGVESERGKRLREDSLMLVRGLDSVAASLAQLSDTLTAAQKGVNALATCSSQARECERGDEEEEPKAKRRCSLAETVSFDGETPVAGADSGEGSEKEELAADAKLRQENGGIQATSEVAKSTNLKRARNLAVSMAGRAAALARELKNIKSELHFMQERCSLLEEENKRLREGYDNGVPPEEDDLVRLQLEALLAEKSRLAQENANLSRENQSLIQLVEYHQLTSQDLAESYEDVMEGMRLDFSSPLGKIDSDEEGERENRRVAVTPSDKLEALGSSDE from the exons ATGGACGCGACGGCGCCGCTGCTCAGCCCCGCCTCCGACGACCGCTTCTGGGACCGCCTCCGCACCCGCGTCGACACCATCCTCgaggaccgccgcctcgtcgctcCCCCCGCCGCCACG TGCGGGGTGGAATCCGAGCGGGGGAAGCGGCTCAGGGAGGACTCGCTGATGCTGGTGCGTGGCCTCgactccgtcgccgcctcgctggCGCAGCTCTCCGACACCCTCACCGCCGCGCAGAAG GGAGTGAATGCGCTCGCCACGTGCTCTTCCCAGGCGAGGGAATGCGAGAGaggtgatgaggaggaggagccgaaaGCCAAGCGGCGCTGCAGCTTGGCTGAGACGGTGAGCTTCGACGGCGAGACTCCGGTAGCCGGAGCAGATTCAGGTGAAGGTTCAGAGAAAGAAGAATTAGCTGCGGATGCGAAACTGCGTCAGGAGAACGGCGGCATTCAGGCCACTTCGGAGGTCGCCAAGAGCACCAATCTGAAGCGTGCCAGAAAT CTGGCGGTCTCGATGGCCGGAAGAGCGGCTGCTCTGGCGAGGGAGCTGAAGAACATCAAATCGGAGCTGCACTTCATGCAGGAGAGATGCAGTTTGCTTGAGGAGGAGAACAAGAGGCTCAGAGAGGGGTATGACAATGGAGTTCCCCCTGAAGAAGATGACCTG GTGAGGCTGCAATTGGAGGCTCTGCTCGCGGAAAAATCTCGACTGGCGCAGGAGAACGCCAACCTGTCCAGGGAAAACCAGAGCCTGATTCAGCTGGTGGAGTATCATCAGCTGACCTCCCAGGACCTCGCTGAATCTTACGAGGACGTAATGGAGGGGATGCGGCTGGACTTCTCGTCGCCGCTAGGCAAGATCGACAGCGATGAAGAAGGCGAGCGTGAGAACCGAAGAGTTGCTGTCACTCCATCTGATAAGTTGGAAGCCTTGGGGTCATCTGATGAGTAG